Proteins from a single region of Runella sp. SP2:
- the nuoK gene encoding NADH-quinone oxidoreductase subunit NuoK — protein MFPQATPSIPGVIQSIPLQNYVLLATTLFVIGILGVLTRRNALIIFMSVELMLNAVNLLLIAFSTYKSDPVGQVFVFFIMAVAAAEVAVGLAIIVMIYRNTRTIDIGFLNKLKW, from the coding sequence ATGTTTCCACAAGCTACACCGTCGATTCCTGGCGTAATACAGTCTATCCCTCTCCAAAACTACGTGTTGTTGGCGACAACACTGTTCGTGATAGGCATTCTGGGGGTGCTGACCCGTCGCAACGCGCTGATTATTTTTATGAGCGTCGAACTGATGCTCAACGCCGTTAACCTCTTACTTATCGCCTTTTCAACCTACAAATCTGACCCCGTTGGCCAGGTTTTTGTGTTTTTTATCATGGCGGTTGCCGCTGCCGAAGTGGCAGTAGGGTTGGCGATTATTGTGATGATCTATCGCAATACCCGAACCATCGACATTGGTTTCTTGAATAAATTGAAATGGTAA
- the nuoL gene encoding NADH-quinone oxidoreductase subunit L, with protein sequence MSPSLLILIPLLPLIGFAINGIGFRHVPKSLVGVIGSAATLGAFIISILAWNSFDGQPQVVKLFDWISIGQLTIPFSFQIDQLSLLMLMVVTGVGSLIHIYSIGYMHHDEGFGKFFAFLNLFLFFMLLLVMGSNYVIMFIGWEGVGLCSYLLIGFWNKVTNYNNAARKAFIMNRIGDLGFLLGIFMIIQHFGSVEYIEVFNKAANGGFGINDTVIVTITALLFVGAMGKSAQIPLYTWLPDAMAGPTPVSALIHAATMVTAGIYMVIRSNVLYSLAPATLGFVGGIGLVTALVAASIGLYQNDIKKVLAYSTVSQLGYMFLALGVGAYTSAMFHVMTHAFFKALLFLGAGSVIHAMSDEQDIRNMGGLRKHLPVTFWTFTIATFAIAGIFPLSGFFSKDEILAHVFEHNKIMWALGIVGAMMTAFYMFRLLFVTFFGNFRGTHEQEHHLHESPATMTIPLMVLAVLSAVGGLMNIPHVLGGGEALGHFMAPLFEGSKQVNPALFEGHLDHSTEYILMGVSVGAAVLAIGFAYSLFISKAVVPAADKDVTGFPKVLQNKYYIDELYDSVFVKPISKLSDILYSFGEFLIDVIVNGSGRLVQFLGGRLRLLQTGETGFYVFAMVIGIVLVLAWNFLIK encoded by the coding sequence ATGTCTCCATCCTTACTTATTCTTATACCCTTGTTGCCACTGATTGGTTTTGCCATCAATGGCATAGGTTTTCGGCACGTTCCCAAGAGCCTAGTGGGGGTCATTGGTTCGGCCGCCACGTTGGGAGCTTTTATTATTTCCATCTTGGCATGGAACAGCTTCGACGGTCAGCCTCAAGTGGTAAAACTTTTTGATTGGATTTCAATTGGGCAACTTACGATTCCTTTCTCGTTCCAAATTGACCAGCTATCGCTATTGATGCTGATGGTCGTGACGGGCGTGGGTTCGTTGATTCATATTTATTCGATTGGCTACATGCACCACGACGAAGGCTTTGGAAAGTTTTTTGCCTTCCTTAACCTCTTCTTGTTCTTCATGTTGCTGTTGGTGATGGGTTCCAACTACGTCATCATGTTTATCGGATGGGAAGGCGTAGGGCTTTGTTCTTATTTGCTCATCGGTTTTTGGAACAAAGTAACCAACTACAACAACGCTGCCCGCAAAGCCTTCATTATGAACCGCATCGGGGACTTGGGCTTTTTGTTGGGTATTTTTATGATTATCCAACACTTCGGCTCGGTTGAGTACATCGAAGTATTCAATAAAGCAGCCAACGGGGGTTTTGGCATCAATGATACGGTGATTGTAACCATCACGGCCTTGTTGTTTGTCGGTGCGATGGGAAAATCAGCCCAGATTCCACTTTATACGTGGCTTCCTGACGCGATGGCGGGTCCAACGCCAGTATCGGCCCTTATCCACGCCGCAACGATGGTGACAGCGGGTATCTACATGGTGATTCGCTCCAACGTGCTCTATTCGTTGGCACCTGCTACCCTTGGTTTCGTGGGAGGCATCGGCTTGGTGACAGCGCTCGTAGCGGCTTCGATTGGTTTGTATCAAAACGACATTAAAAAAGTATTGGCTTACTCTACCGTAAGTCAGTTAGGATATATGTTTTTGGCGTTGGGCGTTGGGGCTTACACCTCAGCCATGTTCCACGTTATGACCCACGCTTTCTTTAAGGCGTTGTTGTTTTTGGGAGCGGGTAGTGTGATTCACGCCATGTCAGACGAGCAAGACATTCGCAACATGGGTGGTTTGCGGAAGCATTTGCCCGTTACCTTCTGGACATTTACGATTGCAACTTTTGCCATTGCGGGTATTTTCCCACTTTCAGGTTTCTTCTCGAAAGATGAAATTTTGGCGCACGTATTTGAGCACAACAAAATCATGTGGGCGCTAGGAATTGTAGGCGCGATGATGACGGCCTTTTATATGTTCCGTTTGTTGTTTGTAACGTTCTTTGGTAATTTCCGTGGAACGCACGAGCAAGAGCACCACTTGCACGAGTCTCCAGCTACCATGACCATTCCTTTGATGGTGTTGGCGGTATTGTCGGCCGTGGGTGGTTTAATGAACATTCCGCACGTATTGGGCGGCGGCGAAGCCTTGGGGCACTTTATGGCACCGTTGTTTGAAGGGTCAAAACAAGTAAACCCTGCGCTTTTTGAAGGTCACCTTGACCATTCAACCGAATATATTTTGATGGGTGTGTCGGTAGGTGCAGCGGTGTTGGCCATTGGGTTTGCCTACAGCTTGTTTATCAGCAAGGCAGTGGTTCCTGCGGCCGACAAAGACGTGACAGGCTTCCCGAAAGTACTTCAAAACAAATACTACATCGACGAATTATACGATTCGGTGTTTGTGAAGCCCATCAGCAAGCTTTCAGATATTCTTTACAGCTTCGGAGAGTTCTTGATTGATGTCATCGTCAATGGCTCGGGTCGTTTGGTACAGTTTTTAGGCGGACGTCTTCGTTTGTTACAAACGGGCGAAACAGGCTTCTACGTATTTGCGATGGTGATTGGTATCGTCCTTGTTTTGGCTTGGAATTTCTTAATAAAGTAA
- a CDS encoding NuoM family protein, translating to MLTLSLILIPLIAGVITLITKNNSAKQLALIGAAIELVLAVVIYSQFQPTAAQQFGFSYPWIQSAGISFAGGIDGISILLVMLTAFLTPLIILSTFRQPYKNASTFYALILFMQAALMGVFTAADAFLFYLFFEAALIPVYFLAAVWGGEDRIKVTFKFFVYTIFGSLFMLVALVYLYYQTTSAQGHTSEISAFYKLALDAQKQGWIFWAFFIAFAIKMPVFPFHTWQPDTYTESPTPATMLLAGIMLKMGVYGVIRFVLPIVPLGLQTWGTTAIVLSVIGIVYGSIIAIQQRDMKRLIAYSSFAHVGLMSAGVFSQTLSGVQGALIQMLAHGINVVGLFFIIEIIFSRTKTRNIEQLGGITQRTPHLTVYFMILMLGSVALPLTNGFVGEFLLLRGVYESNIWLGAIAGTTIILGAVYMLRLFQKSMFGAKSTFTEHFADLSFSERAVLVPLVIMVFWMGLYPNSFLKLTEPAVSNLLQMIHY from the coding sequence ATGCTTACTCTTTCACTTATACTCATTCCGTTGATTGCAGGGGTGATTACATTAATTACCAAAAACAACAGCGCAAAGCAGTTGGCCCTGATTGGGGCGGCCATTGAGCTGGTTTTGGCAGTGGTAATTTACTCGCAATTCCAGCCTACCGCTGCTCAGCAATTTGGTTTCAGCTACCCTTGGATTCAATCGGCAGGAATTTCGTTTGCAGGAGGTATCGATGGCATCAGCATTTTACTCGTGATGCTCACGGCTTTCCTAACGCCGCTTATTATTCTCTCGACTTTCCGTCAGCCTTACAAAAATGCTTCGACGTTTTATGCGCTTATCCTCTTCATGCAAGCGGCATTGATGGGGGTCTTTACCGCTGCCGACGCCTTCTTGTTTTATTTATTCTTTGAAGCTGCCCTTATCCCTGTCTATTTCCTGGCAGCCGTTTGGGGCGGAGAAGATCGTATCAAAGTCACGTTCAAGTTTTTTGTTTATACCATTTTCGGAAGTTTGTTTATGTTGGTAGCGTTGGTGTATTTGTACTACCAAACAACATCAGCACAGGGTCATACGTCAGAAATTTCGGCTTTCTATAAATTAGCCCTTGATGCCCAAAAACAAGGTTGGATTTTCTGGGCGTTCTTTATTGCTTTTGCCATTAAAATGCCCGTGTTTCCTTTCCACACTTGGCAGCCCGATACGTACACCGAGTCTCCAACACCTGCAACCATGCTTTTGGCGGGTATCATGCTTAAAATGGGGGTTTACGGGGTGATTCGCTTTGTGTTGCCAATCGTTCCGTTAGGTTTACAAACGTGGGGGACAACGGCCATCGTGTTGTCGGTCATCGGAATTGTGTACGGTTCTATCATCGCCATTCAGCAGCGCGACATGAAGCGCCTTATTGCGTACTCGTCATTTGCGCACGTCGGTTTGATGTCGGCGGGGGTGTTTTCCCAAACCCTCAGCGGCGTTCAAGGGGCACTAATTCAGATGTTGGCGCACGGAATCAACGTGGTAGGTTTGTTTTTCATCATCGAAATCATTTTCTCTCGTACCAAAACGCGTAACATTGAGCAATTGGGCGGCATTACCCAACGTACGCCTCATTTGACAGTTTACTTTATGATTCTGATGTTGGGAAGTGTTGCACTTCCGTTGACAAACGGTTTCGTAGGTGAGTTTTTATTGCTTCGTGGGGTATATGAGTCAAACATTTGGTTAGGGGCGATTGCGGGTACTACCATCATTTTGGGGGCAGTTTACATGCTTCGTTTGTTCCAAAAGTCAATGTTTGGTGCTAAATCAACTTTTACAGAGCACTTTGCCGACTTGTCGTTCAGCGAGCGTGCGGTTTTGGTGCCGTTGGTTATCATGGTTTTCTGGATGGGGCTTTATCCAAACTCTTTCTTGAAACTAACCGAGCCTGCGGTAAGTAACCTATTACAAATGATTCATTATTAA
- a CDS encoding NADH-quinone oxidoreductase subunit N, producing the protein MLPIILLSILGLLVLFLGFQKSKNLLLPATLLVLVLTLIANFANWNDAPSLYFKGMLFENKLTMAFSGIVLLSALLIAALTRGFIDDEAAQPAEYYAIMLFSLVGAIMMIGYENLLMLFVGVEILSVSMYVLTGSDKRNLRSNEAALKYLLMGSFATGIMLFGMALLYGSTGSFNLAALKSYVLTNPSPSPMLYVGLLMLLIGMLFKVSAAPFHFWTPDVYDGAPTVFTAFMSTIVKTAGFAALYRLLSGSFSGVYTFWWSTLAGITVLTLLAGNITAVYQNSFKRMMAYSSISHAGYLLLSLTALSSQSQDAIVFYSLAYSLATISAFGVLMIVGKETGVRSHEVSENFNVFNGLGKKNPLLAFVLTVSMLSLAGIPLTAGFWGKFFVFSSVVERGLTWILVVAVLMSAVGIYYYFKAVIAAYMREGEAGSIKVPQFYRLVLIATTIITLFFGLLPDLLKGLV; encoded by the coding sequence ATGCTTCCAATCATACTTCTTTCCATACTTGGCCTTTTGGTTTTGTTTTTGGGTTTTCAGAAATCGAAAAACTTGCTACTACCTGCCACACTTTTGGTATTGGTTCTCACCTTGATTGCCAACTTTGCGAACTGGAACGATGCACCGTCGTTGTATTTCAAAGGAATGCTTTTCGAAAACAAACTTACGATGGCTTTTTCGGGCATTGTATTGCTTTCGGCACTGTTGATTGCGGCGCTTACGCGCGGTTTTATCGACGATGAGGCTGCCCAACCTGCAGAATACTACGCCATTATGTTGTTTTCGTTGGTAGGAGCGATTATGATGATTGGGTACGAAAACCTGCTCATGTTATTTGTAGGCGTCGAAATTCTTTCGGTTTCTATGTACGTTTTGACAGGTAGTGATAAGCGCAATTTACGTTCCAACGAAGCCGCGCTCAAATACCTTTTGATGGGTTCGTTTGCAACAGGTATTATGCTTTTTGGGATGGCTTTGTTATACGGCTCAACGGGCTCGTTCAACCTCGCCGCTTTGAAATCCTACGTTTTGACCAACCCCTCTCCTTCCCCGATGTTGTACGTTGGGTTGTTGATGTTGTTGATTGGTATGCTTTTCAAAGTATCTGCTGCTCCTTTCCATTTTTGGACACCCGACGTCTATGACGGCGCACCAACGGTGTTTACTGCTTTCATGTCAACCATCGTAAAAACTGCGGGTTTTGCCGCACTTTATCGTTTACTTTCGGGCTCGTTTTCGGGTGTATATACCTTTTGGTGGTCAACCCTCGCTGGCATTACGGTCTTGACGCTCTTGGCTGGAAACATTACGGCGGTTTATCAAAATAGCTTCAAACGCATGATGGCTTATTCGAGTATTTCGCACGCGGGATACTTGCTTCTGAGCCTTACCGCGCTTAGCTCACAGTCTCAAGATGCGATTGTGTTCTACTCGTTGGCGTACTCATTAGCTACCATCAGTGCTTTTGGCGTATTAATGATTGTTGGCAAAGAAACGGGGGTTCGTTCGCATGAAGTGAGCGAGAATTTCAATGTTTTCAATGGCTTAGGCAAGAAAAATCCTTTATTGGCTTTTGTTCTCACAGTTTCGATGCTTTCGTTGGCTGGAATTCCGCTTACGGCTGGGTTCTGGGGTAAGTTCTTTGTCTTCTCAAGCGTCGTAGAACGCGGTTTGACGTGGATTTTGGTGGTAGCCGTTTTGATGTCGGCAGTGGGTATTTACTACTACTTCAAAGCCGTGATTGCTGCTTACATGCGCGAAGGCGAAGCGGGGTCAATCAAAGTACCACAGTTCTATCGTTTAGTTCTTATTGCAACTACTATCATTACCCTTTTCTTTGGGCTACTTCCCGATTTGTTAAAAGGGTTGGTGTAA
- a CDS encoding GntR family transcriptional regulator: protein MSFTLHLDHDAKTPKYKQIVKSVISSIERGVLKQDDQLPSINELSEEYYLARDTVEKAYKELKALGVIDSVRGKGFYILNEKPKQMRVLLVMNKLSAYKKAVYEGFVSTLGDRATVTLHIHHGNVRVFDDIMKESLGHYHYYVIMPHFYDEADRVAVLSMLKKIAPKELILLDREFSDFSGEYASVYQDFTDDIYGALQSGVDLLDKYEEIVLVFPQDVKYPPEIVRGFRNFCAHYHKQGRIIAKASDEEELKGHAYVVLEDSDLAELVKKTRLQSLVLGEEVGIVSFNDTPLKEVLANGITVISTNHSQMGRTAAELILKGKIMHVKNPFGLIRRGSL from the coding sequence ATGAGCTTTACCCTACATCTTGACCACGACGCTAAAACCCCTAAATACAAGCAAATTGTAAAATCGGTGATTAGCTCGATTGAGCGTGGTGTTTTAAAACAGGACGACCAACTTCCTTCCATCAACGAACTGAGTGAAGAGTACTATTTAGCGCGCGACACTGTCGAAAAAGCCTATAAAGAACTCAAAGCACTGGGGGTGATTGACTCCGTACGCGGGAAAGGGTTTTATATCCTAAATGAAAAGCCCAAGCAAATGCGGGTGTTGTTGGTGATGAATAAACTCAGCGCCTACAAAAAAGCCGTGTACGAAGGTTTTGTAAGTACGTTGGGTGACCGCGCCACAGTAACGCTTCATATTCACCACGGGAATGTTCGGGTTTTTGATGACATTATGAAAGAGAGCCTTGGGCATTATCACTACTACGTAATCATGCCGCACTTTTATGATGAGGCCGATCGAGTGGCGGTTTTGTCGATGCTGAAAAAGATTGCTCCCAAAGAACTGATTCTCCTCGACCGTGAGTTTTCTGACTTTTCTGGAGAATATGCCAGTGTTTACCAAGATTTCACCGATGATATTTACGGGGCTTTGCAGTCGGGAGTAGATTTACTAGATAAGTATGAAGAAATTGTGCTTGTTTTTCCACAAGATGTAAAATACCCCCCCGAAATTGTTCGTGGCTTCCGCAATTTTTGTGCGCACTACCACAAGCAAGGGCGTATTATTGCCAAGGCTTCCGACGAAGAAGAGTTAAAAGGCCATGCCTATGTGGTTTTAGAAGACTCGGATTTGGCCGAATTAGTAAAAAAGACCAGACTACAAAGCCTGGTCTTGGGTGAAGAGGTAGGAATAGTATCTTTTAATGATACGCCCCTCAAAGAGGTTTTGGCCAATGGAATCACCGTTATTTCGACAAACCACAGCCAAATGGGGCGTACGGCCGCGGAGTTGATTTTAAAGGGAAAAATAATGCACGTTAAAAATCCGTTTGGATTGATTCGGCGAGGGTCCCTTTGA
- a CDS encoding ThiF family adenylyltransferase, with product MADLGWLSRTRLMVGDEGLDKLQQAHVLVVGLGGVGSFAAEFIARSGVGTMTIVDGDVVDPSNRNRQLPALATTHGQSKAELMAERLLAINPELKLTVIKEFLTPQKVRDILGAASYDYVMDCIDSITPKLTLLVTSREYNYPLVSSMGAGGKYDPTQLKVADLFDTYECFLAHYVRKRLKKYGITSGIKAVFSTEKVQKDSLMLTDGNNFKRSAYGTISYLPATFGSVCASVVIRELLGQKVPLHKNPLKEIKKKQQQKKAKKAQNK from the coding sequence ATGGCAGATTTAGGATGGCTTTCGCGTACGCGCCTTATGGTGGGCGACGAAGGATTAGATAAACTTCAACAAGCCCACGTGTTGGTGGTAGGGCTAGGTGGCGTCGGTTCGTTTGCTGCCGAATTTATTGCGCGTTCAGGGGTAGGCACAATGACGATTGTCGATGGCGACGTGGTTGACCCTTCCAATCGTAACCGACAACTTCCCGCCCTTGCAACCACTCACGGGCAGTCGAAGGCCGAATTGATGGCCGAACGCCTGTTAGCTATTAATCCCGAATTGAAACTAACGGTCATCAAAGAGTTTTTGACTCCCCAAAAAGTACGCGATATTCTCGGCGCAGCCTCGTACGACTACGTGATGGATTGCATCGACAGTATTACCCCAAAATTGACCCTCTTGGTGACATCCCGCGAGTATAACTATCCGCTGGTAAGTTCGATGGGAGCGGGGGGGAAATACGACCCAACGCAGTTGAAAGTAGCTGATTTGTTTGATACATACGAGTGCTTTTTAGCCCATTACGTTCGTAAGCGTCTCAAAAAATACGGGATTACGTCAGGGATTAAGGCCGTGTTTTCGACCGAAAAAGTGCAAAAGGATTCGTTGATGCTGACGGATGGAAATAACTTCAAACGTTCCGCCTACGGAACCATTTCGTACTTGCCCGCTACTTTTGGAAGCGTTTGTGCCTCTGTTGTTATTCGAGAATTGTTGGGACAAAAAGTGCCATTGCACAAGAACCCTTTGAAAGAGATAAAGAAAAAACAACAGCAAAAAAAGGCGAAAAAAGCGCAAAACAAGTAA
- a CDS encoding TatD family hydrolase: protein MSELPAERSILNILGQDMAAYGFDPGRWVSVGIHPWYIDVETWETQLVELERWATQPEVKMIGECGLDRLIPLSLEIQLKVFEAQVQVAERVQKPVVIHCVRAFNELLQWHKRRRTQVPLIIHGFNNQPQIAQQLLQKGFYFSLGGALLRPDSNASTLVREIPLERLFLENDDRPIPIEEVYQAAATHLQCSTGYLQSQIWTNFVALFSQK from the coding sequence GTGTCAGAACTTCCCGCTGAACGAAGTATTTTAAACATTCTCGGGCAAGACATGGCTGCGTATGGCTTTGACCCAGGCCGCTGGGTATCGGTCGGCATACATCCGTGGTATATTGATGTTGAAACATGGGAAACTCAGTTGGTAGAATTAGAACGATGGGCTACCCAACCAGAAGTAAAAATGATAGGGGAATGTGGCCTTGACCGTTTGATTCCACTTTCGTTAGAAATACAGCTCAAGGTATTTGAAGCACAAGTCCAAGTGGCCGAGCGGGTACAGAAACCCGTCGTGATTCACTGCGTACGGGCGTTCAATGAATTGTTGCAATGGCATAAGCGCCGCCGAACGCAAGTGCCTTTGATTATTCATGGATTTAATAATCAACCGCAAATAGCGCAGCAATTACTGCAAAAAGGATTTTATTTTTCATTGGGGGGAGCGTTATTGCGTCCAGACTCAAACGCTTCTACATTGGTGCGTGAAATCCCTTTAGAACGGCTATTTCTTGAAAACGATGACCGTCCTATTCCAATAGAAGAAGTGTATCAAGCAGCGGCAACGCATTTACAGTGTTCTACAGGATACTTACAAAGCCAAATTTGGACTAACTTTGTGGCACTGTTTTCGCAAAAGTAA
- a CDS encoding GNAT family N-acetyltransferase: protein MAAITFQCLPFDQLSLRQLYDLLALRIDVFIVEQNCPFHDADGKDFYAWHCLGYDDDGALVAYTRLFDLNLSFEGFTSIGRVATSDKVRGQGAGRQLIAYSIEQCEKLFGHQPIKIGAQQYLLKFYESFGFKSTGEDYLEDGIPHTIMIREA from the coding sequence ATGGCCGCCATCACGTTTCAATGCCTTCCCTTCGACCAACTCAGTTTACGCCAATTGTACGACCTGCTTGCCCTTCGGATTGATGTGTTTATTGTTGAACAAAATTGTCCTTTTCACGATGCCGACGGAAAGGATTTTTACGCTTGGCATTGCCTTGGCTACGACGACGACGGGGCATTAGTCGCTTATACCCGTTTGTTTGACTTAAATCTATCTTTTGAAGGCTTTACCTCAATTGGACGAGTAGCTACTTCCGACAAGGTGCGCGGGCAAGGCGCAGGGAGACAGTTGATAGCGTACTCTATTGAGCAATGTGAAAAATTATTTGGGCACCAACCCATCAAGATTGGCGCCCAGCAATATTTGTTAAAGTTTTATGAGTCGTTTGGTTTCAAATCAACGGGCGAGGATTACCTCGAAGATGGGATTCCGCACACGATTATGATTCGGGAAGCTTAA
- a CDS encoding cation:dicarboxylate symporter family transporter has protein sequence MQTTSSRSGLAKLFTNLTFWVLTAITIGILLGHFRPDLALMKVLDAPIKGKFLGQELEIGATFSEMLGKTFISVVKLFINPIIFLTITLGIISMGDLKKVGKVGAKALLYFEVVTTVALIIGIIVANIIRPGDGVTTEGIKGGDISKYTKSAEAFSWWKFFMDNSTLQVLAVAIVLGAVLSNYSGRQKVIDFLAPISKVIFKALHRVMMLAPIGAFGGMAFTIGKYGIQTLVPLAKLMVTVYTTMGIFVCVVLWYILRTAKVDLFKFLRYIREELLIVLGTSSSEAALPSLMEKLEKMGCSKSVVGLVVPAGYSFNLDGTTIYLSMAVIFLAQVFNVHLDLTQMLTIIGILMVTSKGAAGVTGSGFIVLASTLTALKAIPVEGLALLLGVDRFMSEARAITNFIGNAVATVWLANHEKEFDRQKMHYAFGNVEQFEDIKTDNLD, from the coding sequence ATGCAAACGACTTCATCTCGTTCTGGACTCGCTAAACTCTTCACCAATCTGACCTTTTGGGTTTTGACGGCCATCACAATTGGCATCTTATTGGGCCATTTTCGACCCGATTTGGCGTTGATGAAAGTATTGGACGCACCCATCAAAGGGAAGTTTTTGGGTCAAGAACTTGAAATTGGAGCCACTTTTAGCGAAATGTTGGGCAAAACGTTTATCAGCGTTGTCAAACTCTTCATTAACCCCATTATTTTCCTCACCATTACGTTGGGAATTATTTCGATGGGTGATTTAAAGAAGGTCGGTAAAGTGGGGGCCAAAGCGTTGTTGTACTTTGAGGTCGTAACGACCGTTGCGCTGATTATTGGGATAATCGTAGCCAATATCATCCGCCCAGGTGATGGTGTAACAACGGAGGGAATCAAGGGAGGCGATATTTCTAAATACACCAAAAGCGCCGAAGCCTTTAGCTGGTGGAAGTTTTTTATGGATAACTCTACCCTCCAAGTCCTTGCGGTAGCGATTGTGCTTGGGGCGGTGCTAAGTAATTATTCGGGTCGGCAGAAAGTAATCGACTTCCTTGCGCCCATTTCCAAGGTAATTTTCAAAGCCTTGCACCGCGTTATGATGCTTGCGCCGATTGGGGCGTTCGGCGGAATGGCTTTCACCATTGGAAAATACGGAATTCAAACGCTGGTGCCCCTTGCAAAACTGATGGTGACTGTTTATACTACCATGGGAATTTTTGTGTGCGTGGTGCTGTGGTACATCCTCAGGACTGCGAAGGTGGACTTGTTTAAGTTTTTGCGCTACATCCGCGAAGAGCTTTTGATTGTACTCGGGACTTCGTCGTCAGAAGCAGCGTTGCCTTCTTTGATGGAAAAACTAGAAAAAATGGGCTGCTCGAAGTCGGTCGTGGGGCTCGTTGTCCCTGCGGGGTATTCGTTTAACCTCGATGGAACGACGATTTACCTTTCTATGGCCGTTATTTTCTTGGCGCAAGTGTTTAACGTGCACTTGGATTTGACCCAAATGCTGACCATTATCGGTATTTTGATGGTAACTTCCAAAGGAGCAGCGGGTGTGACGGGCAGCGGCTTCATCGTATTGGCATCGACGCTAACGGCGCTCAAGGCCATTCCCGTAGAAGGGTTGGCGTTGTTGTTGGGCGTTGACCGTTTTATGTCCGAAGCCCGCGCCATTACCAACTTCATCGGAAATGCCGTGGCAACGGTGTGGTTGGCCAACCACGAAAAAGAATTTGACCGTCAGAAAATGCACTACGCGTTTGGGAACGTCGAACAGTTTGAAGACATCAAAACCGATAACCTCGATTAA
- a CDS encoding Uma2 family endonuclease, with protein sequence MTTTQKVPRRKRKLEKIPSYLVYETLNGKVLPYKGYRDVLEKKKKTAEIMGCSSLQGILVSIIHGFLFMSINRKRYFLATNEIGIHISKNTNLANDIAIFEKEGLTLNNRYFEVAPKVVVEIDIKIDIDPDDHDENFSYIIEKAQKMLEFGTERVIWISTQTKIIFVFSKTETWTMVPFDTNIPVLDDCILNLAQLIKEEGIEIE encoded by the coding sequence ATGACTACTACTCAGAAAGTACCGCGTCGTAAACGAAAACTTGAAAAAATCCCTTCCTACTTGGTTTATGAAACCTTGAATGGGAAAGTATTGCCGTACAAAGGATACAGAGACGTGCTAGAAAAAAAGAAAAAAACGGCTGAAATTATGGGTTGTAGTTCATTGCAAGGCATTTTGGTTAGTATTATTCATGGTTTTTTATTCATGTCTATCAATCGAAAACGGTATTTTTTGGCTACCAACGAGATTGGGATTCATATCAGTAAAAACACGAACCTAGCTAATGATATCGCTATTTTTGAAAAAGAAGGGTTGACGCTAAACAACCGTTATTTTGAGGTAGCTCCCAAAGTGGTAGTAGAGATAGACATCAAAATAGATATTGATCCCGACGATCACGATGAAAACTTTAGCTATATCATTGAAAAAGCACAAAAAATGCTTGAGTTTGGCACCGAAAGGGTGATTTGGATTTCGACCCAAACCAAAATCATTTTTGTTTTTTCAAAAACCGAAACATGGACCATGGTTCCGTTTGATACCAATATCCCCGTCTTGGACGATTGTATTCTCAACCTTGCTCAACTCATCAAAGAAGAAGGCATCGAAATCGAATAA